A DNA window from Jaculus jaculus isolate mJacJac1 chromosome 1, mJacJac1.mat.Y.cur, whole genome shotgun sequence contains the following coding sequences:
- the LOC101600471 gene encoding olfactory receptor 5D13-like — protein MQQNRNQSTGVVFVFLGFSEYPNLQVPLFLVFMTIYTISVLENLGMILIIRINPKLHNPMYFFLSHLSFVDFCYTTVITPKLLHYLITEDRSISPKRCLAEFFFGCTCVITQTFMLAAMAYDRFVAICNPLLYTVAMSRRFCALLIASTYLWGGLCSSTLTYFLSALSYCRSTLINHFCCEHSAILSAACSDTTLSQLVCTVICTFNEICSLIIIIVSYVVIFVTVIKIPTKGALRKAFSTCAPHLTAICFCHGTILLLYCVFESRSSLLLVKVITVFYSMVIPMLNPLIYSLRNNDVKESVRKLIHIQGLSHSS, from the coding sequence ATGCAGCAGAACAGAAATCAGAGTACTGGAGTTGTCTTTGTCTTCCTGGGATTCTCAGAATATCCAAACTTGCAGGTGCCACTGTTCCTGGTGTTTATGACAATCTATACCATTTCTGTGCTTGAAAACTTAGGTATGATTTTGATCATCAGGATTAATCCCAAACTCCACAATCCCATGTACTTTTTCCTTAGCCACTTGTCTTTTGTTGACTTTTGTTACACTACTGTAATTACACCAAAACTGTTACACTACTTGATAACAGAAGACAGGTCTATTTCCCCCAAACGATGCCTAGCAGAGTTTTTCTTTGGTTGCACTTGTGTCATTACCCAAACATTTATGTTAGCTGCCATGGCCTATGACCGCTTTGTGGCTATCTGTAACCCATTGTTGTATACAGTTGCCATGTCTCGTAGGTTCTGTGCTCTCCTGATAGCTAGCACTTACCTGTGGGGTGGACTTTGTTCCTCCACACTCACTTATTTTCTTTCAGCACTGTCATACTGTAGATCTACCCTCATTAATCACTTCTGCTGTGAGCACTCTGCCATCCTCTCTGCAGCCTGCTCTGACACCACGCTCAGCCAGCTGGTATGCACAGTCATTTGTACATTCAATGAGATCTGCAGCCTTATCATCATCATTGTGTCCTATGTGGTCATCTTTGTGACTGTCATCAAGATTCCTACAAAGGGAGCACTCAGAAAAGCCTTCTCCACCTGTGCCCCCCATCTGACTGCCATCTGCTTCTGCCATGGGACGATTCTCCTTCTCTACTGCGTTTTCGAATCTAGAAGCTCCCTGCTCCTGGTCAAGGTTATCACTGTGTTTTATAGCATGGTCATCCCTATGCTGAACCCTCTTATCTACAGTCTCAGAAACAATGATGTAAAGGAATCTGTAAGGAAGTTAATTCACATACAAGGCCTTTCTCACTcatcataa